A single window of Leptospira semungkisensis DNA harbors:
- a CDS encoding SDR family oxidoreductase, translating to MGSFFQDKVFLVTGASSGIGRALAIALEREGAFIGVVARRKEALKELKASVGNPDRILVLQADVTSESELKKVVEEFRKKFKRIDGFIHNAGVSMRALASETELKVFRTIMDTNYFPLVILYRLLEEDLRQSEGHVIAISSVQGKFATQYRSGYAASKHAIQAFMDSIRLENFKSGIHVMTVSPGFVKTDISIKALSGDGSPHGIMDEGQRKGLEPDKIAKSVLKGMEKKKREIYPSRLKEKFGLFLSRFSPKTLDKFLLKSRVT from the coding sequence ATGGGTTCATTTTTTCAAGACAAAGTATTTTTAGTAACAGGCGCGAGTTCAGGAATAGGAAGAGCGCTCGCGATCGCTTTGGAAAGAGAAGGAGCCTTTATAGGCGTAGTCGCAAGAAGAAAAGAAGCCCTTAAGGAGTTGAAAGCCTCCGTAGGAAATCCGGATAGAATTCTAGTATTGCAAGCGGATGTTACTTCTGAATCCGAACTAAAGAAAGTTGTGGAAGAATTTAGAAAGAAGTTCAAGAGAATCGACGGCTTTATTCATAATGCAGGAGTCTCTATGAGAGCTCTCGCTTCTGAAACGGAACTCAAGGTTTTTCGTACTATCATGGACACGAATTATTTTCCTCTCGTGATCTTATATAGACTCTTAGAAGAAGATCTGAGACAGAGTGAGGGACATGTGATCGCGATCTCTTCTGTGCAAGGAAAGTTTGCGACTCAATACAGATCCGGTTATGCAGCAAGCAAACATGCAATCCAGGCGTTTATGGACAGCATTCGCTTAGAGAATTTTAAATCCGGAATCCACGTTATGACAGTTTCTCCCGGATTCGTAAAGACTGATATTTCCATCAAGGCATTGTCTGGAGACGGTTCACCTCATGGGATCATGGACGAGGGCCAAAGGAAAGGTTTGGAGCCGGACAAGATCGCAAAGTCCGTCTTAAAAGGAATGGAAAAGAAAAAGAGAGAAATCTATCCTTCTCGCTTAAAGGAAAAGTTCGGACTCTTCTTAAGTCGCTTTTCTCCTAAGACCTTGGATAAATTTTTATTGAAGAGTAGGGTGACCTAG
- a CDS encoding M23 family metallopeptidase, which translates to MMRLFLLLLFLATLPLLSESEPNCDRKNVCSWVETGESESAVYLQAKSLPPETHITVFTSIEGTGVESIPPTPKSFVLNGNEKTKVLLLKKKEGADPSSVVQVLTVAYYGKLGAVHDDSYAYTLPFDGKSWISTGYNSGAEHRGDAANSLDFVLTEGTPILAAREGTVVEAEDKFTVGMKDPTLIDKANHIIIEHSDGTVAIYGHLKPEGVIVKTGDKVIAGQRIGYSGNTGYSTGPHLHFEVYRPEENRRKKTFPTLFVTETGEKEYLSEENAYWNPDGKRFQGFPITNLEETCLGTLPPEKDKEPICSENIIAKKPFYLTMPIYKAGPYLLRAEFILIKTQKVILNFQEKIPAGITSIAWRIPAQTKSGKYKVKFYLDEKELGEKNFQMLP; encoded by the coding sequence ATGATGAGACTCTTTTTACTTCTTCTCTTCTTAGCGACTCTTCCGCTTCTATCAGAATCGGAGCCGAATTGCGACCGCAAGAATGTATGTTCCTGGGTAGAAACAGGAGAATCCGAATCAGCAGTATATTTGCAAGCCAAGTCCCTTCCTCCCGAAACTCATATCACAGTGTTCACTAGTATCGAAGGAACTGGAGTGGAGAGCATTCCCCCAACTCCTAAATCTTTTGTTCTGAACGGAAATGAAAAAACGAAAGTATTACTCTTAAAGAAGAAAGAAGGAGCAGATCCTTCTTCTGTTGTTCAAGTATTGACTGTAGCTTATTACGGAAAACTAGGCGCAGTTCACGATGACTCTTATGCATACACTCTTCCTTTCGATGGAAAATCTTGGATCTCTACAGGCTACAATAGCGGGGCAGAACATAGAGGAGATGCTGCCAATTCTCTGGACTTCGTATTAACCGAAGGAACTCCGATTTTAGCCGCAAGAGAAGGTACCGTAGTAGAAGCTGAGGACAAATTTACGGTGGGAATGAAAGACCCCACTCTCATAGACAAGGCCAATCATATCATCATAGAACATTCGGATGGAACAGTTGCAATCTACGGACATCTCAAACCAGAAGGAGTGATCGTAAAGACCGGAGATAAAGTAATTGCCGGACAACGCATCGGCTATTCGGGAAACACAGGCTATAGTACCGGCCCTCATTTGCATTTCGAAGTCTATCGACCGGAAGAGAATCGTAGAAAGAAAACCTTTCCTACCTTATTCGTAACGGAAACAGGTGAGAAAGAATATCTAAGCGAAGAAAATGCATACTGGAATCCTGATGGAAAAAGATTCCAAGGCTTTCCGATCACAAATTTAGAAGAGACATGTCTTGGGACGCTTCCTCCCGAAAAGGACAAGGAACCGATCTGCAGCGAAAACATTATCGCTAAGAAGCCTTTTTATCTTACCATGCCGATTTACAAGGCTGGGCCTTATCTACTTAGAGCGGAGTTCATTCTGATCAAAACCCAAAAGGTGATCTTAAATTTCCAGGAGAAGATTCCGGCGGGCATCACTTCGATCGCTTGGAGAATTCCTGCTCAAACCAAATCGGGAAAATACAAAGTAAAATTCTACCTGGATGAAAAGGAGCTAGGTGAAAAGAATTTTCAAATGCTTCCTTGA
- a CDS encoding formylglycine-generating enzyme family protein — protein sequence MSRAKFLTAIALLLIVFYSEERTGQEKEEGSSDSRKTILWTGEVLSVYRNKGKAKIKIDRNSYFSERREEEIKGILTEKNTLPLFRKPKMEEIGSFQIENIEVEFGKIGKLTKPISIELRGSFSLAEGRPARLVNVGLLIGAYGQETFYQDPASFDSADVTRNRLVKAILHPKDGKEMVLVHSGYEIDGKILYEHMGYFLYGQGTESSEDSYNPKFGAPDRSNLEELPSFYIDKYEVTNKEYNKFLKETGNPPPPHWENGIFPRGKEYHPVTNLTYREVETYANWSGKKVPTEFQWEKAARGTGLVWRLLKNESYEFVSQPRDYPYGNDFDTELCNTRESGRKGTLSVYELPTKSQSPYGAVGMCGNVAEWTSSSYLPYPGHRPISGRYGKHLRVIRGGSYSGNKEEAKTFHRDFGGIPNLLNDRKAGFRLITEVKN from the coding sequence ATGTCCCGTGCTAAGTTCTTAACTGCAATCGCTCTTTTACTGATCGTATTTTATTCGGAAGAAAGAACGGGACAAGAGAAAGAAGAAGGCTCTTCGGATTCTCGCAAGACCATCCTATGGACTGGAGAGGTCTTATCGGTTTATAGAAATAAAGGAAAAGCCAAGATCAAAATAGATAGGAACTCCTACTTTTCAGAAAGAAGAGAAGAAGAGATCAAAGGCATACTCACCGAAAAAAATACTCTTCCACTTTTTAGAAAACCTAAGATGGAAGAAATCGGTTCCTTTCAGATCGAGAACATAGAAGTTGAATTCGGAAAAATAGGAAAACTTACCAAACCGATTTCCATAGAACTCAGAGGAAGTTTCTCTTTAGCAGAAGGCCGTCCAGCAAGACTAGTCAATGTAGGACTATTGATCGGAGCGTACGGCCAAGAAACCTTCTACCAAGATCCCGCAAGTTTCGATTCTGCAGATGTAACTAGAAACCGTTTGGTAAAAGCAATACTCCATCCCAAAGACGGAAAGGAAATGGTGCTTGTTCATTCCGGATACGAAATTGATGGAAAGATCTTATACGAACACATGGGTTACTTTCTCTACGGACAAGGAACAGAATCTTCTGAGGACAGCTATAATCCGAAATTCGGGGCACCGGACAGAAGTAATTTAGAGGAATTGCCTTCCTTCTATATAGATAAGTATGAAGTCACTAACAAAGAATATAATAAATTTTTAAAGGAAACTGGAAATCCTCCTCCTCCTCATTGGGAGAATGGAATCTTTCCTCGAGGAAAGGAATATCATCCGGTCACCAATCTTACCTACAGAGAAGTGGAAACCTATGCGAATTGGTCGGGCAAAAAAGTTCCCACTGAATTTCAATGGGAGAAGGCCGCAAGAGGTACCGGTCTTGTCTGGAGACTTCTGAAGAACGAAAGCTACGAATTTGTTTCTCAGCCAAGGGATTATCCCTATGGCAACGACTTCGATACGGAACTTTGCAACACCAGAGAAAGCGGTAGAAAAGGAACCTTATCCGTTTATGAACTTCCTACAAAAAGCCAAAGCCCTTATGGAGCTGTTGGAATGTGCGGGAACGTGGCGGAATGGACTAGCTCCTCTTATCTTCCTTATCCAGGGCATAGACCTATCAGTGGAAGATACGGAAAACATCTAAGAGTGATCCGAGGTGGATCTTATTCCGGAAACAAGGAAGAAGCTAAAACGTTTCATAGGGATTTTGGCGGCATTCCAAATCTTCTGAACGATCGCAAGGCAGGCTTCCGTTTGATCACGGAAGTGAAGAATTAA
- a CDS encoding AEC family transporter — translation MSNFLVIGFCFLFGILIRSKGKFPPDSHKAINAFIISVALPCMEFGPLRHASLDGYFISLAFMPWFLFGVGFIFFYSIGKSMGWKEGTIVCLCLSAGLGNTSFLGIPLIESYYSKEGLPTVLVIDQLGTFLTLAIPGTYLGTRARHLHSGEAKTSLLKSLFSFPPFLGLIISVLSRPIELPNELESSIARIGDTLVPLALFSVGYQLPGTFQVNSSSANAENPKEEWKAPLIVGLIFKLFIGPALVWLFFGIFFYFSKPADQEVAKNLLRDFKILIMEAGMAPMITGSLLAAEWGLAPRLAVSLVGIGIPLSFLTTLGLYCLLENRAWTGTIFFGL, via the coding sequence ATGTCTAATTTTCTAGTCATCGGATTTTGTTTTTTATTCGGAATCCTAATCCGATCGAAAGGAAAATTCCCTCCAGACTCTCATAAGGCAATCAACGCATTCATCATCTCTGTCGCCTTGCCCTGCATGGAATTCGGGCCGTTGCGTCACGCATCACTGGACGGATATTTTATCAGTCTAGCTTTCATGCCTTGGTTCCTTTTCGGAGTCGGATTCATATTCTTTTATTCCATCGGAAAATCCATGGGCTGGAAAGAAGGCACCATCGTTTGTCTTTGTCTTTCTGCGGGACTCGGAAATACTTCTTTCTTAGGAATTCCTCTGATCGAGTCCTATTACTCTAAGGAAGGATTGCCTACGGTACTCGTAATCGATCAGCTCGGAACCTTCTTAACTCTTGCCATACCAGGAACATACTTGGGCACGAGAGCGAGACATCTTCACTCAGGAGAAGCAAAGACTTCTCTTCTAAAGAGTCTATTCAGTTTTCCACCATTCCTTGGATTGATCATTTCTGTTTTAAGTCGTCCGATCGAGCTTCCCAATGAATTAGAATCTTCGATCGCAAGAATAGGAGACACACTTGTTCCCTTGGCGCTTTTTTCTGTCGGATACCAACTGCCAGGAACATTCCAAGTCAATTCCAGCTCAGCAAATGCCGAAAATCCCAAAGAAGAATGGAAGGCACCTTTGATCGTCGGATTGATCTTTAAGTTGTTTATAGGTCCGGCACTTGTATGGCTTTTCTTTGGAATATTCTTTTACTTTTCTAAACCAGCCGACCAAGAAGTTGCAAAGAACCTGCTCCGAGATTTTAAAATTCTAATCATGGAAGCGGGAATGGCTCCCATGATCACGGGAAGTCTTTTAGCAGCGGAATGGGGATTGGCTCCGAGACTTGCGGTTTCCTTAGTTGGAATTGGAATACCGCTTTCTTTTCTGACGACCTTGGGATTGTATTGCCTCCTGGAGAATCGAGCGTGGACTGGAACGATCTTTTTCGGGCTGTAA
- a CDS encoding hybrid sensor histidine kinase/response regulator, translating to MKLSIFAKIRNKTHFLQWKVLVGFISLTFLLVIASLISLYGILELRDSGTWVEHTFAVIEEVEQCKTITREMGIAQAYNKNPGQGNAFPLLSHLKSEIGNLKILTSDNQIQQVRTDEILKLISSIETRPWSFESQKGVTLIEISEALNNMQEEELRLLNSRNTVNTRKGTRVAYSLFILVILSFIVVGYGSLTVQKDIKEKRRITDRLIESESRLLSILDNLPSAFAMMDLEGRVLFHNQVFANRFLYLKEKRNNTGLISLFGEEKGNDVKRMIMKSLDKSGTVDFELDLETDEESERTFYCVIVPLVDLEGEVYSVCGLFTDITVRKNYEQDLKKAKEEAEKANRAKSDFLAMMSHEIRTPMNGVIGMTELLIDSKLSPEQKEYAEIIQKSGESLLSIINDILDYSKIESGTLSLEIREFSLLEIIEEVLDLFRSRAAQKQIDLVHYLDPNVPEQISCDSLRLKQILINLIGNSIKFTEQGEIFLSAEVSKQEGSLYTILFSVRDSGIGIPKEKQRELFQPFYQADNSSTRKYGGTGLGLSISSRLIEMMGGRIWVESVPNSGTTFSFDIMVEGTNKAPAKEDFSHPALENKKVLIVDDNPTNLRILAHQLQILGLITFSAKSKEDAMNLLDLGILPDIGILDYNIPHSSGIDIAKAIRKNNLHFPLVLLSSSFLSQEEKEIANELFSEELNKPVKKKDIERVVYEILANEGNKSKANTQASYLASQREILSSQFPFKIMIAEDNEINQTLAKRIIQKLGYEPYIVPNGKEALIELRDKKIDLILMDVHMPEMDGLQATQVIRNTWPIESQPYIIAMTAAAMQGDRDLCLRAGMNDYISKPIVFEDLIHVLRKAGNALFPKSKA from the coding sequence ATGAAACTTTCCATTTTTGCGAAAATCAGAAATAAAACGCATTTTTTGCAGTGGAAGGTGTTAGTAGGTTTTATCAGCCTCACTTTCCTATTAGTGATCGCGAGTCTGATCAGTTTGTACGGAATACTAGAGCTGAGAGACTCTGGAACCTGGGTAGAGCACACATTTGCAGTTATAGAAGAAGTAGAGCAATGCAAAACGATCACTCGAGAAATGGGGATCGCTCAGGCTTATAATAAAAATCCGGGGCAAGGAAATGCATTTCCTCTTCTTTCTCATTTAAAAAGCGAGATCGGCAATCTTAAGATACTAACTTCTGACAATCAGATCCAGCAGGTACGCACCGACGAGATCCTAAAATTGATCTCGAGTATAGAAACCCGGCCTTGGTCTTTCGAATCTCAAAAGGGAGTCACACTCATAGAGATTTCCGAAGCCCTGAATAATATGCAGGAAGAGGAACTCCGCCTTCTTAATTCACGCAATACAGTAAATACAAGAAAGGGAACTCGAGTTGCTTATTCTCTTTTTATTCTAGTTATACTTTCCTTTATAGTAGTCGGTTACGGTTCTCTTACCGTTCAAAAGGACATCAAAGAAAAGAGAAGGATCACTGATCGGTTGATAGAGAGTGAGTCTCGCCTCCTATCGATTCTAGACAATCTTCCCTCTGCATTTGCCATGATGGATCTCGAAGGGAGAGTTTTATTCCATAACCAAGTCTTTGCGAACCGCTTTCTCTATTTAAAAGAAAAGAGAAATAATACAGGGCTTATCTCCTTATTCGGAGAAGAAAAAGGCAACGACGTCAAACGAATGATCATGAAGTCCTTGGACAAATCAGGGACTGTGGATTTCGAATTAGACTTAGAGACCGATGAGGAGAGCGAAAGAACTTTCTATTGCGTCATCGTTCCACTTGTGGATTTAGAAGGAGAGGTTTACTCTGTCTGCGGATTATTCACCGATATCACTGTCCGAAAAAACTACGAGCAAGATCTGAAAAAAGCCAAAGAAGAAGCTGAGAAGGCAAACCGAGCCAAGTCGGACTTCCTTGCAATGATGAGCCACGAGATCCGCACTCCTATGAACGGAGTAATCGGTATGACCGAACTTCTGATAGATTCCAAACTTTCTCCTGAACAAAAGGAGTACGCTGAGATCATTCAAAAAAGCGGTGAAAGTCTTTTAAGTATTATCAATGATATTTTAGATTATTCTAAAATAGAATCAGGAACCCTAAGTCTAGAAATACGCGAATTTTCCCTCCTCGAAATTATCGAAGAGGTTCTGGATCTATTCCGCTCAAGAGCCGCACAAAAACAGATCGATTTGGTCCATTATTTGGATCCGAATGTTCCGGAACAGATCTCTTGCGACAGCCTCAGACTCAAACAGATCCTGATCAATCTAATCGGAAATTCGATCAAGTTCACCGAGCAAGGCGAGATCTTTCTCTCTGCAGAAGTCTCAAAGCAAGAAGGATCTTTATATACCATCCTCTTCTCCGTAAGAGATTCGGGAATTGGAATACCTAAAGAAAAGCAAAGAGAATTATTTCAGCCATTTTATCAGGCAGACAATTCTTCCACTCGCAAATATGGAGGGACTGGACTTGGACTCTCCATCTCTTCTCGCCTGATAGAAATGATGGGTGGCCGCATTTGGGTAGAAAGCGTTCCTAATTCCGGCACAACCTTCTCCTTTGATATCATGGTAGAAGGAACTAACAAGGCACCTGCAAAAGAAGACTTCTCTCATCCTGCTTTAGAAAATAAAAAAGTACTGATCGTAGATGATAATCCTACGAACTTAAGGATCCTCGCTCATCAACTTCAGATATTGGGATTGATCACTTTTTCTGCCAAATCCAAAGAAGATGCGATGAACTTATTGGATCTCGGGATTCTCCCCGATATAGGAATTCTAGATTATAATATTCCTCACAGTAGCGGCATCGATATTGCAAAGGCGATCCGAAAGAATAACCTTCATTTTCCTCTAGTACTTCTTTCTTCTTCTTTCTTATCTCAGGAAGAAAAAGAGATCGCGAACGAATTGTTTTCAGAAGAGCTGAATAAACCGGTAAAGAAAAAAGATATAGAAAGAGTCGTATACGAAATCCTAGCAAACGAAGGAAACAAGTCCAAAGCAAATACACAGGCTTCTTATCTTGCCAGTCAAAGAGAGATCCTAAGTTCCCAATTTCCTTTTAAGATCATGATCGCGGAAGACAACGAGATCAATCAAACTCTTGCGAAACGGATCATTCAGAAGTTGGGCTATGAGCCTTATATCGTTCCAAACGGAAAGGAAGCTTTGATCGAACTCAGAGATAAGAAAATCGATCTAATCCTGATGGATGTTCATATGCCGGAGATGGACGGACTCCAAGCCACTCAAGTGATCCGAAACACTTGGCCGATAGAAAGCCAGCCCTATATTATCGCAATGACCGCGGCAGCAATGCAGGGAGATCGGGATCTTTGTCTAAGAGCAGGGATGAATGATTATATCTCCAAGCCGATCGTGTTCGAAGACTTGATCCATGTATTGAGAAAGGCCGGGAACGCTCTCTTTCCCAAGTCCAAGGCATAA
- a CDS encoding ankyrin repeat domain-containing protein encodes MDWNDLFRAVKTGNNGTLRALLSEASAKDGFAEEFPELRDSYGCGLLYWAIKEGNKEATNLLVEYGSDPNETSSRGETALLLALESENPELTTILLDYGADPELRDQDGNTPLTRAVSSGKIELVEILFDLPNRGPDIESRNGEGYSPLLLAVDLGHYEIAEYLVGKGADPKKKNSEGRTILHLTALHNDYEILDLFSENKEVRSLLESKDQDGNTPLLLSALYDSVECLDRLLNLGADPLARNLGGKTAKEEAHRMKFHHTLKTIDKATITLLFRASSEGKTDTVEKILSNGYEAEVRDMLGRTPLLLAVKSGKTDLVELLVKNGASPYSTDKEGNSPLALAEASESPALHQIFKPFLNPEEGKP; translated from the coding sequence GTGGACTGGAACGATCTTTTTCGGGCTGTAAAGACAGGAAATAACGGAACCCTTCGCGCTCTTTTATCAGAGGCATCCGCTAAGGACGGCTTCGCGGAAGAATTTCCGGAGCTAAGAGATTCCTATGGTTGTGGTCTTTTGTACTGGGCCATTAAAGAAGGAAATAAGGAAGCTACAAATCTTCTAGTCGAATACGGTTCCGATCCGAATGAAACAAGCTCTCGAGGAGAGACAGCTTTGCTTCTCGCACTGGAATCCGAAAATCCAGAACTCACAACGATTCTATTAGATTACGGAGCTGATCCTGAGCTAAGGGATCAAGATGGAAATACTCCTCTTACAAGAGCAGTCAGCTCGGGCAAAATTGAACTCGTAGAAATTCTTTTCGATCTTCCGAACCGTGGACCGGATATAGAGTCCAGAAATGGAGAAGGATATTCTCCCCTATTACTCGCAGTCGATCTTGGTCACTATGAGATTGCAGAATATTTAGTCGGAAAGGGCGCCGATCCTAAAAAGAAAAACTCAGAAGGAAGGACCATTCTTCATTTAACCGCACTTCATAACGATTATGAGATCCTGGATCTGTTCTCTGAAAACAAAGAAGTCCGCTCTCTTCTCGAGTCCAAAGACCAAGACGGAAATACTCCTCTTCTTCTCTCTGCGTTATACGATAGCGTGGAATGTTTGGACAGACTTCTGAATTTGGGTGCCGATCCTTTGGCAAGGAATCTGGGCGGAAAGACCGCGAAAGAAGAAGCTCATCGGATGAAGTTCCATCATACCTTGAAGACGATAGACAAGGCCACGATCACTCTCTTATTCAGAGCTTCTTCGGAAGGTAAAACGGATACTGTCGAAAAGATCCTGAGCAACGGATACGAGGCAGAAGTCCGCGATATGTTAGGACGCACACCTCTCCTTCTCGCAGTTAAATCGGGAAAAACGGATCTAGTGGAACTCTTGGTAAAGAATGGCGCCTCTCCTTATTCGACAGATAAGGAAGGTAACTCTCCATTAGCGTTGGCGGAAGCATCTGAAAGTCCGGCATTGCACCAGATCTTTAAGCCCTTCTTAAATCCGGAAGAAGGAAAGCCTTAA
- a CDS encoding DUF2889 domain-containing protein — translation MALSQLKQKIRFKDCGFQRRYESRYYWFPEESPPTCLIEVSQRDSYHDMTLYMLINLATMKISDIDVEEDRVPYETCPNAIKSYSYLIGEDISYNKIMRKFPEDKTMGCLHINELLQNAAQSFSSAYAFFLKERNFPPEWDEYRMYQGTMDAKSRREIGRHWWMKDKGVRNSCFSFSDRHEVSEVKDQVKPLDSITAMMVKEFRSARSDK, via the coding sequence ATGGCACTTTCCCAACTTAAACAAAAGATTCGATTCAAAGACTGCGGCTTCCAACGTAGATACGAAAGCAGATACTATTGGTTTCCAGAAGAAAGTCCTCCAACCTGTTTGATAGAAGTCAGCCAAAGAGATTCCTATCATGACATGACTCTGTATATGTTAATCAATCTCGCAACGATGAAGATCTCCGACATAGATGTAGAAGAGGATCGCGTTCCTTACGAAACCTGTCCGAACGCCATTAAGTCATATTCTTATTTGATAGGAGAAGATATTTCTTATAATAAGATTATGCGTAAATTTCCTGAAGACAAAACAATGGGTTGTCTTCATATCAACGAGCTCTTGCAGAATGCGGCTCAGAGTTTTTCTTCTGCGTATGCATTTTTTCTTAAAGAAAGAAATTTCCCGCCTGAGTGGGACGAATATAGAATGTACCAAGGAACAATGGATGCGAAGTCCAGAAGAGAGATCGGTAGACATTGGTGGATGAAGGACAAGGGAGTTCGTAATTCCTGTTTCAGTTTCTCCGACAGGCATGAAGTCTCCGAGGTCAAGGATCAGGTGAAACCTCTTGACAGCATCACTGCAATGATGGTAAAAGAATTCCGAAGCGCTCGCAGCGATAAATAG